One Microlunatus soli genomic window carries:
- a CDS encoding ABC transporter substrate-binding protein — protein MSPTAALQRRELLQLIGVSSLGVAGASVVAGCTPAEPKSSSSAAGKAAGSGGEFHAGTLYLVSPQGNYNCAGQPFVKVPNAILFSGNYGDLVMLPSAFYHWKEQTWDPFLMESHQLQGKTHTVTIRSGLTWSDGTRLTSKDYLTTFWCQWAMNSPLWSYVEDLDAPDEQTFTLTMKEPAPVVERYLLHSNILPTAQYGKFADRAEALFRKGDSTSSSQGAKLNKDLVSFAPDRYLASGPFDLDYKTITNTQLSLVKNPRGYAADRVNFDKILIYNGETPAITPLVLSKDIDYATNGFPVASAKQFEKIGYRILRPPTYSGPALYMNFGKLEELAEPSVRQALNQAIDHRQNGQAALGDSGQPPKYFTGFSDNLVDVWMAADSKQQLSSYDHDQDAAARTLEKAGWKRSGSSWQLPNGKPAAYELLYPSDYSDWSGAAKDLAEQLTRFGIKITLHGVVSTQQPVDVTKGNFQLAIQSWGNSSQPYPYFSFVQAFMTYNYPIAKNNGGRGMDYALQRTVPGFGRVDIATLIDRSGSGADDNAIRANIAKLGRLFNAELPIIPLFERLGNSPALDGVRVERFPADDDPLVQNSLYADNVVILSMLSGELKAAAK, from the coding sequence GTGAGTCCAACCGCAGCCCTCCAACGTCGGGAACTTCTCCAACTGATCGGAGTCTCGTCGCTCGGTGTGGCGGGTGCCTCGGTCGTCGCCGGCTGCACGCCGGCCGAACCGAAGTCCTCATCATCGGCGGCAGGAAAGGCCGCCGGGTCCGGCGGCGAGTTCCATGCCGGAACGCTGTATCTGGTCTCGCCGCAGGGCAACTACAACTGTGCCGGCCAGCCGTTCGTGAAGGTACCCAACGCGATCCTGTTCTCCGGCAACTACGGTGACCTGGTGATGCTGCCGAGTGCCTTCTATCACTGGAAGGAACAGACCTGGGATCCGTTCCTGATGGAGAGCCACCAGCTGCAGGGCAAGACCCACACTGTCACCATCAGGTCCGGCCTGACCTGGAGTGACGGCACGCGGCTGACCTCGAAGGACTACCTGACGACGTTCTGGTGTCAGTGGGCGATGAACTCACCGCTGTGGTCCTACGTCGAGGATCTGGACGCGCCGGACGAACAGACCTTCACCCTGACGATGAAGGAGCCCGCTCCGGTGGTGGAGCGCTACCTGCTGCACAGCAACATCCTGCCGACGGCGCAGTACGGCAAGTTCGCCGACCGGGCAGAGGCGCTGTTCCGCAAGGGCGACAGCACGTCGTCATCACAAGGAGCCAAGCTGAACAAGGATCTGGTGAGCTTCGCCCCGGACCGCTACCTGGCGAGTGGACCGTTCGACCTGGACTACAAGACGATCACCAACACCCAGCTGAGTCTGGTGAAGAATCCGCGCGGTTATGCCGCCGACCGGGTCAACTTCGACAAGATCCTGATCTACAACGGAGAGACGCCAGCGATCACTCCGCTGGTGCTGAGCAAGGACATCGACTACGCCACCAACGGCTTCCCGGTCGCGTCGGCCAAGCAGTTCGAGAAGATCGGCTATCGCATCCTCCGGCCGCCGACCTACTCCGGCCCGGCGCTGTACATGAATTTCGGCAAGCTGGAGGAGCTGGCCGAGCCGTCGGTGCGGCAGGCTCTCAACCAGGCGATCGATCATCGTCAGAACGGACAGGCCGCGCTCGGCGATTCCGGACAACCGCCGAAGTACTTCACCGGTTTCTCCGACAACCTGGTCGATGTCTGGATGGCGGCCGACAGCAAGCAGCAGCTGTCTTCCTATGACCATGATCAAGATGCTGCCGCCCGGACGCTGGAGAAGGCGGGCTGGAAGCGTTCCGGCTCGAGTTGGCAATTGCCGAACGGCAAGCCGGCGGCGTACGAGTTGCTCTACCCGTCCGACTACTCCGACTGGAGTGGCGCAGCCAAGGATCTTGCCGAACAGCTGACCCGATTCGGCATCAAGATCACCTTGCACGGCGTGGTCTCCACCCAGCAGCCCGTCGATGTGACCAAGGGCAACTTCCAGCTGGCCATTCAGAGCTGGGGCAACTCGTCCCAGCCGTACCCGTACTTCTCCTTCGTGCAAGCATTCATGACCTACAACTATCCGATCGCCAAGAACAACGGAGGACGCGGAATGGACTATGCCCTGCAACGTACGGTGCCGGGCTTCGGCCGGGTCGACATCGCCACGTTGATCGATCGGTCCGGAAGCGGCGCCGATGACAACGCCATCCGAGCCAACATCGCCAAGCTCGGCCGGCTGTTCAACGCCGAGCTTCCGATCATCCCGCTGTTCGAGAGGTTGGGGAACAGCCCGGCGTTGGATGGTGTGCGGGTCGAACGATTCCCGGCCGATGACGATCCGCTGGTGCAGAATTCGCTGTATGCCGACAACGTGGTGATCTTGTCGATGCTCAGCGGCGAGCTCAAGGCAGCCGCCAAGTGA